Genomic DNA from uncultured Erythrobacter sp.:
ACATCGTTGTCCGGAGAGTTCTCGGTTTCGTCGATGTTCTCGATGTCCTTCAGTTCATCGTCATCATCACCCGACAGATCGCTATCGGCTTCACCGTCTTTCTTCTTCTTGTCAGCTTCATCGAACGGAATGGGCTGCTTGGTCTTAAGCACCGGTTCCGGGCTCCACTCTTCACCGCATTCGATGCAAGTCACCGGGTCATCTTTGCCGAGGTCGTAGAAGCGTTCTCCGCATTTGGGGCAGGTACGCTTAGTTCCCCATTCTGGCTTAGCCATCAGTAAATCCTTCGTCTTGCCCACCGAATGGGCGGGCACTGTAAAGTCGTGAGTTATTGGGACCGGCCTCGATCATATTCAAGGCCCGGAATCAAGATCGCGGCGCGCCTTGCCAGACGCGAAGGGCGCTGTCAAAGACCGCCGCGCTATGGCGAGCCACACCTTCACCACTTCGAACCCACTTCGCGGACGTATTAGAGTCCCCGGAGACAAATCAATCAGCCACCGGGCGCTGATGTTTTCCAGCCTCGCCGTCGGTGAAAGCACCATTGAAGGCTTGTTGGAAGGCGAAGACGTACTCGCCACCGCCGCAGCGATGCGCCAGCTCGGGGCGCAGATCGAACGTAGCAATGATGGTGTCTGGACCGTCCATGGCGCGGGGCTTGGCAGCTTGCTTGAGCCGCATCAGGCGCTGGATATGGGCAATAGCGGCACTTCGACGCGCCTTCTGATGGGGCTACTCGCCAGCCACGGTTTCACTGCGACATTCGTTGGGGATGCCAGTCTTTCCGGCCGGCCAATGAACCGCGTGATCGAGCCGCTTTCGCAAATGGGCGCGAGTTTCGAAGCATCGAGTGGTGGTACCCTTCCCCTGATGCTGCGCGGTGCGTTTGCCCCCGTGCCGATCCGTTACCGGCTTCCGGTGGCCAGTGCGCAGGTGAAGAGCGCCGTGCTTCTCGCTGGCCTCAACACGCCGGGCATCACTACTGTGATCGAGCCTGTTGCGACGCGCGATCATACGGAGCGAATGCTTGCCGGTTTCGGCGCGACGCTTGAGATTGGCGAGGACAACGGCGAAAGGGTCATTTCGATCCATGGCGAATCCGACCTGAAATCGCAGCATGTGGTGGTTCCCGGCGATCCATCCTCCGCAGCATTCTTCATGGTCGCCGCGCTGATTGTGCCCGGCAGCGATCTGGTGATCGAGAACGTCGGGCTAAACGCAACGCGTGCGGGACTGGTCGAAGCGCTTAGGCAAATGGGCGGATCAATCGAAGAACTGAACCCGCGCGAAGTTGGAGGCGAGCCTGTCGCTGACCTCAGGGTCAAGCACTCGGTCCTGAAAGGCGCAGAGATCGACCCTGCCTTTGCCCCGAGCATGATCGATGAGTTTCCCGTGCTTTTCGTTGCGGCTGCGGTTGCCGAAGGCGCCACGGTCACAACTGGCCTCGAAGAATTGCGCGTAAAGGAAAGTGACCGCCTTGCGACAATGGCAGCGGCACTGACCCTTGCCGGAGCTGATGTCGAAGAGAGTGATGACGGCCTGACCATCAACGGGACAGGTGGCGACTTACTCAAGGGAACTCCATCAGGTGCCAGCGTCGAGACCAAGCTCGATCACCGCATCGCGATGGCTATGGCGATTGCGGGTCTCGCGAGCCAAGACGGCGTGAGCATTGACGATACATCACCCATCGCAACCAGCTTTCCTACATTCACATCGTTGCTTGACCAGGCCTCATCGTGATGGAGACGCCGCTCGACGTTTACAGCTTCATCGGCTTCCTCGGCACCGCATGCATCATCGGTGCTTATGCGTATCTCACATGGCAGGACGAGCCAAACCCCTACATCCTGCACGGCACCAACCTTGCCGGAGCGGCACTTCTAACCGTGTCACTGTTGGTCCACACAAACTGGCCCAGCCTGGTTCTGGAGGGTTTCTGGGCACTTATCGCCATTGCAGGCCTGGCCAAGGCCCTGCGAAAGCAGGCGGAAAGAGCCGAAGTCGAGCCGTGATCCGCCGCCGCATCTTTGCAGCGATTTTGCTTTACGGCTTCGCGGTCGGCTCGGCGTTGTTCTGGAACCGCGGCGAGTTCGATTGGCTGACTTTCGGCGTAAATATTGTTGCGGCATCCCTCGGTTTGATCGTTTTGCACTTCCGCTGGCGCATCAAAGAGCGCCGAGCGTTCACGCCGAAAAGGGCAAAAGATGTCTTTTCTTGACCCGCGTTAGATGACAGGCATTTTCTTGCGATGTGGCTTTTTGAGACGGTGGAACTGCGCAATCTCTTTCGACTGTCAGGGAGGTCAACGCGGCGCGAATTTCTTACCTTCCTCGTTATTGGGTTGGCGATGGCAGTTTTCGGCATTGCCGATCTTGATGGCCCCTTTGGCTTGCCGATCACTCTCATGGCACTGACCCTTGTCGTCGCCGCTGCGGTCAGGCGCATCAATGACCATGGCGGGACCAAATGGGTCCTGCTAGCGATCTTTGTGCCTTACCTCGGCATTGGAATCGTCACCTACTTTCTGTTCATTCCAGGCGATCCTTTCGCAAACAACTCAGGAGCAAATCCCCGTGAACGGAACCAGTCATAAGCGAGTCGGCGCATGATTATCGCCGTCGATGGCCCCACTGCTTCAGGCAAAGGGACAATCGCAAAGCAACTCGCCGCGCACTTTGGCCTGCCCTGCCTCGACACGGGCCTGCTGTACCGCGCAGTCGGCTGGCAGGTTTCCGCCAATGATGGCGATCACGACAGCGAGGCAGACGCCGTCGCAGCCTGCGCTTTTCCCGATGAATTGCTCGAAAATCCGGAACTGCGCAGCGAGGAAGCGGGTGGGCGGGCGAGCCGTGTTTCGGTCCATCCGGGCGTGCGCAAGGCGTTGTTCGAGCGCCAGCGCGCGTTTGCCGAGCAGCCGGGCGGCGCAGTGCTCGATGGTCGCGATA
This window encodes:
- a CDS encoding TIGR02300 family protein, which translates into the protein MAKPEWGTKRTCPKCGERFYDLGKDDPVTCIECGEEWSPEPVLKTKQPIPFDEADKKKKDGEADSDLSGDDDDELKDIENIDETENSPDNDVDLGGDDDLGVTKGKGDDDNDDDS
- the aroA gene encoding 3-phosphoshikimate 1-carboxyvinyltransferase produces the protein MASHTFTTSNPLRGRIRVPGDKSISHRALMFSSLAVGESTIEGLLEGEDVLATAAAMRQLGAQIERSNDGVWTVHGAGLGSLLEPHQALDMGNSGTSTRLLMGLLASHGFTATFVGDASLSGRPMNRVIEPLSQMGASFEASSGGTLPLMLRGAFAPVPIRYRLPVASAQVKSAVLLAGLNTPGITTVIEPVATRDHTERMLAGFGATLEIGEDNGERVISIHGESDLKSQHVVVPGDPSSAAFFMVAALIVPGSDLVIENVGLNATRAGLVEALRQMGGSIEELNPREVGGEPVADLRVKHSVLKGAEIDPAFAPSMIDEFPVLFVAAAVAEGATVTTGLEELRVKESDRLATMAAALTLAGADVEESDDGLTINGTGGDLLKGTPSGASVETKLDHRIAMAMAIAGLASQDGVSIDDTSPIATSFPTFTSLLDQASS
- a CDS encoding permease, with translation METPLDVYSFIGFLGTACIIGAYAYLTWQDEPNPYILHGTNLAGAALLTVSLLVHTNWPSLVLEGFWALIAIAGLAKALRKQAERAEVEP
- a CDS encoding DUF805 domain-containing protein; this encodes MWLFETVELRNLFRLSGRSTRREFLTFLVIGLAMAVFGIADLDGPFGLPITLMALTLVVAAAVRRINDHGGTKWVLLAIFVPYLGIGIVTYFLFIPGDPFANNSGANPRERNQS
- the cmk gene encoding (d)CMP kinase; this encodes MIIAVDGPTASGKGTIAKQLAAHFGLPCLDTGLLYRAVGWQVSANDGDHDSEADAVAACAFPDELLENPELRSEEAGGRASRVSVHPGVRKALFERQRAFAEQPGGAVLDGRDIGTVIAPDADVKLFITASVQERARRRWLEMTGREIEIPLAEIEKDIVARDARDINRKDAPLKAAPDAMVIDTTAFDKDQAFEAVLEAVRDHLAQNP